A window of Vibrio ishigakensis contains these coding sequences:
- the aroK gene encoding shikimate kinase AroK yields the protein MAEKRNIFLVGPMGAGKSTIGRHLAQQLHMEFVDSDTVIEERTGADISWVFDVEGEEGFRKREETVINDLTEEQGIVLATGGGSVLSKDNRNRLSARGVVVYLETTIEKQLARTNRDKKRPLLQTEEPREVLESLADERNPLYEEVADYTVKTDDQSAKVVANQIVKMLEER from the coding sequence ATGGCTGAGAAACGTAATATTTTTCTTGTTGGCCCTATGGGTGCCGGCAAAAGTACAATTGGTAGACACCTAGCACAACAACTTCACATGGAGTTTGTTGATTCGGATACAGTAATCGAAGAGCGCACAGGTGCGGATATTTCTTGGGTATTTGACGTTGAGGGTGAAGAAGGTTTCCGCAAGCGCGAAGAGACTGTAATCAACGATCTTACTGAAGAGCAAGGTATCGTATTGGCAACTGGCGGTGGCTCTGTACTGAGCAAAGATAACCGTAACCGTCTATCTGCTCGCGGTGTAGTTGTATATCTAGAAACTACTATCGAAAAGCAACTGGCTCGCACAAATCGCGACAAGAAGCGTCCTCTTCTGCAAACTGAAGAGCCACGTGAGGTTCTTGAGAGCCTAGCGGATGAGCGTAATCCTCTTTACGAAGAAGTTGCTGACTACACAGTTAAAACTGACGATCAGAGCGCAAAAGTTGTTGCGAATCAAATCGTTAAAATGCTGGAAGAGCGTTAA
- a CDS encoding Dam family site-specific DNA-(adenine-N6)-methyltransferase codes for MKKQRAFLKWAGGKYGLVEDIQRHLPQAKKLVEPFVGAGSVFLNTDYEQYLLADINPDLINLYNLLKTNPQPYIDEAKRLFTPEYNQKQAYLDIRRQFNETDDIQFRSVAFLYMNRFGFNGLCRYNKKGGFNVPFGSYKKPYFPEAELEFFAEKAQKATFICEGYKETFKRVRKGCAVYCDPPYAPLSTTANFTTYAGNGFSLDDQAALADVAERAATSRGVPVLISNHDTTLTRRLYHGAELNVVKVKRTISRNGAGRNKVDELLALFKPQQSHL; via the coding sequence ATGAAGAAACAACGTGCCTTCTTAAAATGGGCAGGCGGAAAATACGGGTTAGTTGAAGACATTCAGCGCCACCTTCCGCAAGCGAAAAAGCTGGTAGAACCTTTTGTTGGGGCAGGCTCGGTATTTCTGAATACCGACTATGAGCAGTATTTGCTGGCTGATATCAACCCTGACCTTATCAATCTGTATAACCTGCTAAAGACCAACCCTCAGCCTTATATCGATGAGGCGAAGCGTTTGTTTACGCCAGAATACAATCAAAAGCAGGCCTATCTAGATATTCGTCGTCAGTTTAATGAAACCGATGATATTCAATTTCGTTCAGTTGCCTTCTTGTATATGAACCGTTTTGGTTTTAACGGTCTATGCCGTTACAACAAAAAGGGTGGCTTTAACGTACCTTTTGGTTCTTATAAGAAGCCATATTTCCCAGAAGCTGAGCTAGAGTTCTTTGCAGAAAAGGCGCAAAAGGCGACCTTTATCTGTGAGGGCTATAAAGAGACCTTTAAGCGAGTGCGCAAGGGCTGTGCGGTATATTGCGATCCACCTTATGCTCCTTTGTCGACCACGGCCAATTTCACCACCTATGCTGGGAACGGTTTCTCTTTGGATGATCAGGCAGCTCTAGCGGATGTTGCTGAGCGCGCCGCGACCTCTCGTGGCGTACCTGTGCTTATCTCCAACCACGATACTACGCTCACCCGCCGCTTGTACCATGGCGCTGAGCTTAACGTAGTTAAGGTGAAGCGTACTATCAGTCGCAACGGTGCTGGTCGTAACAAAGTCGACGAGCTTCTTGCACTATTTAAACCGCAACAGTCGCATCTGTAA
- a CDS encoding penicillin-binding protein 1A has product MKFIKITLALALACIVLGLGTIFGFYYYLKPQLPDVATLKDVELQTPMQVYSQDGKLIAQFGEKRRIPLKLEEMPQELIDAVIATEDSRFYEHYGFDPIGITRAAVAVISSGSASQGASTITQQLARNFFLSNEKKIMRKIKEIFIAVHIEQLLTKREILELYLNKIYLGHRSYGVGAAAQVYFGKDLKDLTLGELAVIAGLPKAPSTMNPIYSIDRATTRRNVVLQRMLAENKITQQQFDDARAENLDGEAHGAEIEVSAPYVAEIARAWMVKKFGEEKAYTSGMRIYTTVRSDLQTAANIASITNLIHYDERHGYRGEEKVAWQPADKAMDEQELRTYMRSQPSYGVMRPAVVTKLDGQTAEVYIKGYGYQTIEWDGMNWARRFKTDDRQGPAPKSARDIMEVGQQVWARPTDLARAMTPQIKTEESEKAEEEQPIVWRLGQIPNANTAFVSIEPNTGEVTSLVGGFNFVHNKFNRATQSLRQVGSSIKPFIYSAAIDNGMTLATLINDAPINQWDESGGTAWRPKNSPPTYAGPTRLRIGLAQSKNVMAVRVLRSVGLDETRDYLTRFGFDKKNTPRSETIALGAGSLTPVQMAQGYSVFANGGYYIEPYYIERVEAPNGEIRFESNPTLICKTICDNELTTDVTDQAHTAEVELTEISDEDGDPVPEQEEIRYAPRVVTPQTAFLVREMLYSNVWGGGNWAKGTGWNGTGFRAQALKRRDVGGKTGTTNSSKDAWYSGFGPETVAVSWVGFDSHDRNLGRTERNSNLGKRQVTGGEAGAKTAQPAWIDFMRVALADEPVQRKKVPSQIVQARIDRSSGLLTYKADETSRFEYFLRGTAPTEYEPESSSDNLLGGDLFSGQESSGDKDSGGGDDLLF; this is encoded by the coding sequence GTGAAGTTCATAAAGATTACGTTAGCTCTTGCATTAGCTTGCATAGTTCTTGGGCTAGGTACGATTTTTGGTTTTTATTACTATCTAAAACCGCAACTTCCAGATGTAGCCACCCTTAAAGACGTTGAGCTACAGACTCCAATGCAGGTTTACTCACAAGATGGCAAGTTGATTGCTCAGTTCGGTGAGAAACGACGCATCCCTCTTAAGCTGGAAGAAATGCCGCAAGAACTGATCGATGCGGTAATCGCGACCGAAGACAGTCGTTTTTATGAACACTATGGTTTTGACCCAATTGGTATTACCCGTGCGGCAGTTGCCGTTATCTCAAGTGGTAGTGCAAGTCAGGGTGCGAGTACCATCACCCAGCAGCTAGCTCGAAACTTCTTCCTCTCTAACGAGAAGAAGATCATGCGTAAAATCAAAGAGATATTTATCGCTGTTCATATCGAGCAACTTCTTACTAAGCGTGAAATCCTTGAGCTGTATCTGAATAAGATCTACCTAGGTCACCGTTCTTACGGTGTAGGTGCTGCAGCTCAGGTTTACTTTGGTAAGGACCTGAAAGACCTAACTCTAGGAGAGCTTGCGGTTATCGCAGGTCTGCCTAAAGCACCATCGACCATGAACCCTATTTACAGCATCGACCGTGCTACCACCCGTCGTAACGTGGTACTGCAACGCATGCTGGCTGAAAACAAGATCACACAGCAGCAATTCGATGATGCACGTGCAGAGAACTTAGACGGTGAAGCACACGGTGCCGAGATCGAAGTAAGCGCACCTTATGTTGCTGAGATTGCTCGTGCGTGGATGGTGAAAAAGTTCGGAGAGGAGAAGGCATACACCTCAGGTATGCGTATCTACACTACCGTGCGTTCTGATCTACAAACCGCAGCTAACATTGCCTCTATCACTAATCTAATTCACTACGATGAGCGCCACGGCTATCGCGGTGAAGAGAAAGTAGCATGGCAGCCAGCGGACAAGGCTATGGACGAGCAAGAGCTTCGCACCTATATGCGTAGTCAACCAAGCTATGGCGTGATGCGCCCTGCAGTCGTGACCAAACTTGATGGTCAAACGGCCGAGGTGTATATCAAGGGCTATGGCTATCAAACCATCGAATGGGATGGCATGAATTGGGCTCGCCGTTTTAAGACAGATGATCGCCAAGGACCAGCGCCTAAGTCTGCTCGCGATATCATGGAAGTGGGTCAACAGGTTTGGGCTCGTCCAACAGACCTTGCTCGTGCAATGACACCTCAAATCAAAACTGAAGAGAGTGAAAAGGCCGAAGAAGAGCAGCCTATTGTATGGCGTCTAGGCCAAATTCCGAATGCCAACACTGCATTCGTTTCTATTGAACCAAATACAGGCGAAGTAACCTCTCTAGTGGGTGGCTTTAACTTCGTACATAACAAGTTCAACCGTGCCACACAGTCTCTTCGTCAAGTAGGTTCTAGCATCAAGCCATTCATCTATTCGGCAGCGATCGATAATGGTATGACACTGGCAACCCTTATCAACGATGCACCAATTAACCAATGGGATGAGTCTGGCGGTACAGCTTGGCGTCCAAAGAACTCTCCACCGACATATGCTGGCCCTACCCGACTTCGTATCGGTCTGGCACAGTCTAAGAACGTAATGGCGGTACGAGTGCTTCGCTCAGTAGGTCTAGATGAGACCCGTGATTACCTAACTCGCTTTGGTTTCGATAAGAAGAATACTCCTCGCTCTGAAACTATCGCACTAGGTGCCGGCAGTCTAACTCCAGTTCAGATGGCTCAGGGTTACTCGGTATTTGCCAACGGCGGTTACTATATCGAGCCTTACTATATTGAACGTGTAGAGGCGCCAAACGGCGAGATTCGCTTTGAATCAAACCCTACCCTCATCTGTAAGACAATCTGTGACAATGAGCTAACCACAGACGTTACCGACCAAGCCCATACAGCAGAGGTGGAACTGACCGAGATCTCTGATGAAGACGGCGACCCTGTTCCAGAGCAAGAAGAGATTCGTTATGCGCCTCGCGTTGTGACTCCACAAACGGCCTTCCTAGTGCGTGAAATGCTGTATAGCAATGTATGGGGCGGCGGTAACTGGGCAAAAGGAACCGGTTGGAACGGTACAGGTTTCCGTGCTCAAGCACTAAAACGTCGTGATGTGGGTGGTAAAACTGGTACTACTAACTCTTCTAAAGATGCTTGGTACAGCGGCTTTGGTCCAGAGACAGTAGCGGTATCTTGGGTTGGTTTCGACAGCCACGACCGTAATCTTGGTCGCACCGAACGTAACTCTAACCTAGGTAAGAGACAAGTTACTGGCGGTGAAGCCGGTGCGAAAACCGCGCAACCAGCGTGGATCGACTTTATGCGTGTTGCGCTAGCTGATGAGCCAGTTCAGCGTAAGAAGGTGCCATCTCAGATCGTTCAGGCTCGTATCGACCGCAGCTCGGGTCTATTGACCTATAAGGCTGATGAGACCTCGCGCTTCGAGTACTTCTTAAGAGGCACAGCGCCAACCGAGTATGAACCAGAGTCATCGAGCGACAACCTACTAGGGGGCGACCTCTTCTCAGGACAAGAGAGCTCAGGTGATAAAGATAGCGGTGGCGGTGACGACCTACTGTTCTAA
- a CDS encoding SPOR domain-containing protein: MSLIDKLVKQRRTSDQSNKWLELKSQSQLLEQLRGCLQFGSSLVVLSGKTGSGKTVLGQRFHLEFTSVNHSAIVQCHPGDSEQDIRAQLLEQLLPEYCSDASLSLYENLDQAFGLENHRLQIVLDDAGLAPASLLSELWGLVERLTAHPTLTLHLIFITGPELKLEKLTPLCASFNVQPRVMTISPLSNQDRDLFLDLLVLRRFESIKKRNQLRKRAHKMKAYPGLLNELGTEVKPTKKTPHGSRGSAKNGLLALAVVAVLGLLLWWWMSDGSGSRQQEGDQASLQTGNEFELEMKQGDGTEPGDMQLAERDTLQQDDAVLPPPVTEETATVGDNGNGRQRVVVPDEVLDSLIDNEQAVAKPQKQVKPSEPAVSFSFARDELLEVSRTRYTVQLGAFRTMQEVEVFIEKYRLDGDDAARIYPTIRSNKTWYIVTYRDYKTVKTAQWAISQFAEDVQALQPWVKSMSQVHKEIEIGK, encoded by the coding sequence ATGAGCCTGATAGATAAGCTAGTAAAACAGAGAAGGACTTCTGACCAGTCGAATAAATGGTTAGAGCTAAAATCTCAGTCGCAGCTGCTTGAGCAGTTACGCGGCTGTTTGCAGTTTGGCTCTAGCTTAGTGGTTTTATCTGGGAAAACAGGCTCAGGTAAAACCGTCCTTGGTCAGCGCTTTCATCTCGAATTTACCAGCGTTAATCACAGTGCCATTGTTCAGTGTCATCCAGGTGACAGTGAGCAGGATATCCGCGCTCAGCTTTTAGAGCAGTTACTCCCAGAGTACTGCTCAGACGCATCCCTATCTTTATATGAAAATCTAGATCAAGCCTTTGGTTTGGAGAATCATCGCCTACAGATAGTGCTGGACGACGCAGGATTGGCGCCAGCATCGCTTTTGTCTGAACTCTGGGGTTTGGTTGAACGCTTAACCGCTCACCCAACTCTAACCCTACACCTAATCTTTATTACCGGTCCCGAGTTAAAGCTAGAAAAGCTGACTCCACTGTGCGCGAGCTTTAATGTTCAGCCTAGGGTTATGACAATCTCACCACTATCTAATCAGGACAGAGACCTATTTTTGGATCTTCTGGTGCTAAGGCGTTTTGAGAGCATCAAAAAGCGCAATCAACTTCGCAAGCGCGCCCATAAAATGAAGGCCTATCCAGGGCTACTAAATGAATTAGGAACGGAAGTGAAACCGACTAAGAAAACTCCACATGGTTCTAGAGGCTCAGCCAAGAATGGTTTGTTGGCACTGGCTGTTGTTGCCGTATTAGGTCTGCTACTTTGGTGGTGGATGAGTGATGGCTCGGGCAGCAGGCAGCAAGAAGGCGATCAAGCTAGTTTACAAACTGGCAATGAATTTGAGCTTGAGATGAAGCAGGGTGACGGCACTGAGCCTGGGGATATGCAACTTGCTGAGCGAGATACCCTACAACAAGATGACGCAGTTCTTCCTCCGCCTGTGACCGAGGAGACAGCTACCGTAGGTGATAACGGTAATGGTCGCCAGCGAGTAGTGGTGCCTGATGAGGTATTAGATAGCTTAATCGACAACGAGCAAGCGGTTGCCAAGCCACAAAAACAGGTTAAGCCATCTGAGCCAGCGGTCAGTTTTTCCTTTGCTAGAGATGAGCTACTAGAGGTTTCTAGAACGCGCTATACGGTTCAGCTTGGAGCGTTTCGTACCATGCAAGAAGTCGAAGTGTTTATCGAAAAATATCGTCTTGATGGTGACGATGCCGCTCGAATCTATCCGACTATACGTTCAAATAAGACCTGGTACATAGTGACTTATCGCGATTACAAAACTGTCAAAACTGCACAGTGGGCCATTTCTCAATTCGCTGAAGATGTTCAGGCATTGCAACCTTGGGTTAAATCTATGTCTCAAGTGCATAAAGAGATCGAGATTGGAAAATAA
- a CDS encoding phosphoglycolate phosphatase — MVKFIAFDLDGTLVDSVPDLTVAVDKAMLSMGRDGVSEEQVREWVGNGADNLVARALSQSYHIDPSISDELKLQARVEFDHFYAECGHNESHLYPTVKNTLEQLFAEGYQLAIVTNKPGQFVPDILEQHQIAHLFVEVVGGDALPKRKPDPMPLEYLMDKYGMAHNQMILVGDSKNDVLAAKNAGIGSVALPYGYNHGEPIEDSNPDFLIQQLSGLKQVLHQLSQ, encoded by the coding sequence ATGGTTAAGTTTATCGCTTTTGATTTGGATGGCACGCTGGTAGACAGTGTGCCTGACCTTACGGTTGCCGTAGATAAGGCGATGCTTTCTATGGGGCGCGACGGCGTTTCTGAGGAGCAGGTTCGTGAATGGGTTGGCAATGGGGCAGATAACCTAGTCGCCCGAGCGCTAAGTCAAAGCTATCATATCGACCCCAGCATCAGTGATGAACTCAAGCTGCAGGCTCGAGTCGAGTTCGACCATTTCTATGCCGAGTGTGGTCATAATGAGAGTCACCTTTATCCGACGGTAAAAAATACCCTAGAACAGCTTTTTGCAGAGGGTTATCAATTGGCAATCGTCACCAATAAACCGGGGCAATTTGTTCCAGATATCTTAGAGCAACACCAGATCGCACATTTATTTGTTGAGGTGGTCGGTGGTGACGCTCTACCTAAGCGCAAGCCTGATCCTATGCCTCTTGAATATCTAATGGATAAATATGGTATGGCACATAATCAGATGATCTTGGTAGGTGATTCCAAAAACGATGTATTGGCAGCCAAGAATGCAGGTATTGGTTCGGTGGCGCTTCCATATGGTTATAACCATGGCGAGCCTATTGAAGACTCCAATCCGGACTTTTTGATTCAGCAGCTGTCGGGTCTTAAACAAGTGCTGCATCAGTTGAGTCAATAA
- the trpS gene encoding tryptophan--tRNA ligase, with amino-acid sequence MSTKPIVLSGVQPSGELSIGNYLGALRQWHQMQDDYDCQYCVVDLHAITVRQEAAALREATLDALAVCLAVGVDPKKSTLFVQSHVPEHAQLGWVLNCYTQMGELNRMTQFKDKSQRYANDVNVGLYDYPVLMAADILLYGAHQVPVGNDQKQHLELARDIATRFNNLYGSAEAPIFQVPEPYIPKVNARVMSLQDATKKMSKSDDNRKNVITLLEEPKSIIKKINKAQTDPDNPPRIAYDVENKAGIANLMGLYSAATGKTFEEIEAQYQGVEMYGPFKKDVGQALVAMLEPIQSEYHRIRNDIPYLNEVMKAGADKASEKAAVTLDKVYQAVGFVQRPR; translated from the coding sequence ATGAGCACGAAACCTATTGTGTTAAGTGGTGTTCAACCGTCTGGTGAACTAAGCATTGGTAACTACCTAGGTGCTCTGCGTCAGTGGCATCAGATGCAAGATGATTATGACTGCCAATACTGCGTGGTAGACCTGCACGCGATCACTGTTCGCCAAGAGGCTGCAGCCCTGCGTGAGGCGACTCTAGATGCACTAGCCGTGTGTCTTGCAGTTGGCGTTGATCCTAAGAAGAGCACTCTATTTGTTCAGTCTCACGTACCAGAGCACGCTCAGCTAGGTTGGGTTCTTAACTGCTACACCCAAATGGGTGAGCTTAACCGTATGACTCAGTTCAAGGACAAGTCTCAGCGCTATGCTAACGATGTGAATGTAGGTCTGTATGACTATCCTGTGCTGATGGCTGCGGATATCCTACTGTATGGTGCACACCAAGTGCCTGTAGGTAATGATCAGAAGCAACACCTTGAGCTTGCTCGTGATATCGCGACTCGTTTCAACAACCTTTACGGCAGTGCAGAAGCGCCAATCTTCCAAGTTCCTGAACCGTACATTCCTAAGGTGAATGCGCGCGTAATGAGCCTGCAGGATGCGACCAAAAAGATGTCTAAGTCAGACGATAACCGCAAGAACGTTATCACTTTGCTTGAAGAGCCTAAATCGATCATCAAGAAGATTAACAAGGCGCAAACGGATCCAGATAACCCACCTCGCATCGCCTACGATGTAGAGAACAAGGCGGGTATTGCAAACCTTATGGGTCTTTACTCTGCAGCTACGGGCAAGACATTCGAAGAGATTGAAGCGCAATACCAAGGTGTGGAAATGTACGGTCCATTCAAGAAGGATGTAGGCCAGGCGCTTGTTGCTATGCTTGAGCCTATCCAGTCTGAGTACCACAGAATCCGCAATGACATTCCTTATCTAAATGAGGTAATGAAAGCGGGTGCTGATAAGGCTTCTGAGAAAGCAGCGGTAACTTTGGACAAGGTTTACCAAGCTGTGGGCTTTGTTCAGCGTCCTCGCTAA
- the aroB gene encoding 3-dehydroquinate synthase, whose protein sequence is MERITVSLGERSYPISIGAGLLGNPALYSSLFPSQKDLSKQNVVIITNTTVGPLYADQVEGQFQALGCQTRVLQLNDGEQYKSLETFNQVMTFLLEHNYGRDVMLVALGGGVIGDLVGFAAACYQRGVDFVQIPTTLLSQVDSSVGGKTAVNHPLGKNMIGAFYQPKAVIIDIDTLKTLPKREFGAGMAEVIKYGIIIDSPFFDWIEQSQAQLKGLEPASLTSAIAKCCQIKADVVAQDEKESGIRALLNLGHTFGHAIEAEMGYGNWLHGEAVSSGTVMAARAALHDGRMQSQDVDRIESLLKAFDLPVHTPSEMTGEDFMKHMMRDKKVLSGQLRLIIPDSIGSSQVVSDLDHKHVYQAIEDGRED, encoded by the coding sequence ATGGAACGGATCACGGTAAGTTTAGGGGAGCGTAGCTACCCAATTTCTATTGGTGCTGGGTTATTGGGAAACCCAGCCCTTTATTCTTCTCTATTCCCATCGCAAAAAGACCTTTCTAAACAAAACGTCGTTATTATCACCAACACCACAGTTGGTCCGCTATACGCAGATCAGGTTGAGGGTCAATTTCAGGCTCTAGGTTGTCAAACCCGAGTGCTACAGTTGAATGATGGTGAGCAATACAAATCCCTAGAGACCTTTAATCAGGTCATGACCTTCTTGCTTGAGCATAACTATGGTCGTGATGTGATGTTAGTGGCTCTTGGCGGTGGTGTTATTGGTGACTTGGTCGGCTTTGCTGCTGCTTGTTACCAGCGCGGCGTTGATTTTGTTCAGATCCCAACAACCTTGCTATCTCAGGTAGATTCATCGGTTGGTGGTAAAACAGCGGTAAACCATCCGCTGGGCAAAAATATGATAGGCGCCTTCTATCAGCCTAAAGCCGTGATTATCGATATTGATACGCTGAAGACTCTGCCGAAACGTGAGTTTGGCGCAGGTATGGCCGAGGTGATCAAGTACGGCATTATCATAGATTCGCCTTTCTTTGATTGGATTGAACAGAGCCAAGCGCAGTTGAAAGGGCTTGAGCCTGCTTCTCTTACCTCTGCTATCGCAAAGTGCTGCCAGATTAAGGCAGATGTGGTTGCTCAGGATGAGAAAGAGTCGGGTATTCGTGCATTGCTAAACCTAGGCCATACCTTTGGCCACGCTATCGAAGCGGAAATGGGTTACGGCAACTGGCTCCACGGAGAGGCGGTTTCTTCAGGCACTGTTATGGCAGCACGTGCAGCCTTGCATGATGGTCGTATGCAGTCGCAAGATGTAGACCGAATCGAAAGCCTGCTTAAAGCCTTTGACCTTCCTGTTCATACTCCCAGCGAGATGACGGGCGAAGACTTTATGAAGCACATGATGCGCGACAAAAAAGTGCTGTCTGGTCAGCTAAGACTGATTATCCCAGATTCCATTGGTAGCTCGCAGGTGGTTAGTGATCTTGACCACAAGCATGTCTATCAAGCCATTGAAGATGGCCGAGAGGACTAG
- a CDS encoding PilN domain-containing protein, translating into MINILPWRIERKQKRIRLSLLLLFAPSLLFLSLHGLYIGLSYLELTSSTQSIRYQQQQLEQLKVRVEKAETEFERYLTDKERYVQLEKELATFDLSNPLQSLPSALPEGVFVNRLSCVEMRCQIFGSAASFESLNRLVNQLRSSDGIGEVQLELQADNGKQVADFELSLAFTDESVDALAIR; encoded by the coding sequence ATGATTAATATTCTGCCTTGGCGCATTGAGCGCAAGCAAAAGAGGATACGCCTTTCATTACTGCTTCTCTTCGCTCCCTCTCTCCTGTTTTTGAGCTTGCATGGTCTCTATATTGGGCTTTCCTATCTTGAACTCACAAGTAGCACTCAATCAATCCGCTATCAGCAGCAACAGCTGGAGCAGTTAAAGGTACGAGTGGAAAAGGCTGAGACTGAATTTGAACGATACCTGACGGATAAGGAGAGATATGTCCAACTTGAAAAAGAGCTAGCTACTTTTGATCTTTCCAATCCTCTGCAGTCATTGCCTAGTGCCTTACCTGAAGGAGTATTTGTTAATCGCCTGAGCTGTGTTGAGATGCGGTGCCAGATATTCGGCAGTGCTGCATCGTTCGAAAGCTTAAACCGCTTGGTCAATCAACTTAGGAGCTCAGACGGTATTGGAGAAGTGCAGTTAGAGTTGCAAGCAGATAACGGTAAACAGGTTGCTGATTTTGAGCTTAGCCTAGCCTTTACTGACGAGTCAGTCGATGCATTGGCGATTCGTTAA
- the rpe gene encoding ribulose-phosphate 3-epimerase: MKDFLIAPSILSADFARLGEDVERVLAAGADVVHFDVMDNHYVPNLTFGAPICKALRDYGITAPIDVHLMVKPVDSIIPDFAKAGASMITFHVEASEHVDRTLQLIKQHGCQAGVVLNPATPLSHLDYIMDKVDLILLMSVNPGFGGQSFIPHTLDKLREVRKRIDASGRDIRLEIDGGVKAENIREIAEAGADMFVAGSAIFNQPDYKEVIEQMRAELAKVNG, translated from the coding sequence ATGAAAGACTTTCTAATCGCTCCATCCATTCTATCCGCAGATTTTGCTCGCTTGGGCGAAGACGTTGAGCGCGTTCTTGCTGCTGGAGCGGACGTGGTGCACTTCGATGTAATGGATAACCATTATGTTCCAAACCTGACCTTTGGTGCACCTATCTGTAAGGCCTTGAGAGATTACGGCATCACTGCACCTATCGATGTGCATCTTATGGTGAAGCCTGTTGATTCCATCATCCCTGACTTTGCCAAAGCCGGTGCCAGCATGATCACCTTCCATGTTGAGGCGTCTGAGCACGTTGATCGTACCTTACAGCTTATCAAGCAACACGGCTGTCAGGCAGGTGTAGTGTTAAACCCAGCAACGCCACTTTCTCATCTGGATTACATCATGGATAAGGTAGACCTGATCCTACTGATGTCGGTAAACCCAGGCTTTGGTGGTCAATCCTTTATCCCTCATACTCTAGATAAACTGCGTGAGGTGCGTAAGCGTATCGATGCAAGTGGTCGCGATATCCGTCTAGAGATTGACGGTGGTGTGAAGGCTGAGAATATCCGCGAAATCGCAGAAGCGGGCGCAGATATGTTTGTCGCGGGTTCGGCTATCTTCAATCAGCCTGATTACAAAGAGGTTATCGAACAGATGCGCGCTGAACTGGCCAAAGTTAATGGTTAA
- a CDS encoding anthranilate synthase component II: MLLIIDNYDSFTYNLYQYFSELGCETQVVRNDAITIQEIEELAPEALVISPGPCTPDDAGISLEVINHFMGKLPILGVCLGHQAIAQVLGANVVRAEKVMHGKTTAIRHNDSGVFTDLNNPLTVTRYHSLVVEKASLPACLEMTAWTVDDAGNPHEIMGYRHTSLPIEGVQFHPESIKTEQGHEILKNFLKLVS, from the coding sequence ATGCTGTTGATTATCGATAACTACGACTCGTTTACTTACAACCTCTATCAGTACTTTTCTGAGCTAGGTTGTGAGACTCAAGTGGTGCGTAACGATGCCATCACCATACAAGAGATAGAAGAGTTGGCGCCGGAGGCTTTGGTTATCTCACCAGGACCTTGTACCCCAGATGATGCTGGTATCTCCCTTGAAGTTATTAATCACTTCATGGGTAAACTGCCCATTTTAGGTGTTTGCCTTGGTCACCAAGCCATAGCTCAGGTTTTAGGTGCCAATGTGGTGCGTGCTGAAAAGGTGATGCACGGTAAAACCACGGCTATTAGGCACAACGACTCGGGTGTGTTTACTGACCTCAATAATCCGCTAACGGTTACTCGCTACCATTCATTGGTAGTAGAGAAAGCGTCACTCCCTGCTTGCCTAGAGATGACCGCATGGACTGTCGATGATGCAGGTAATCCCCACGAAATTATGGGTTATAGACATACTTCTTTACCTATCGAAGGCGTACAGTTCCATCCAGAATCGATCAAGACCGAACAAGGTCACGAAATCCTGAAAAACTTTCTGAAACTGGTCTCATAA